CCCAGTGAACGAAAACACCCATCGGAGCGTCTGGATCATCCATGATGATAGCTAAACTTTTTGCCTCTTGCGGAACGTTTTTAAAAATGAGAGGAATAGAAATATCGGCCCCGTCACAGGTATACTTTGCAGGAATCATCCCTCCATTCTCAAAAGCTGGTGATAACAGTTGCATCTTTTCTCCTTTTGCTGCAACAAGTGCAGCTACAATCATACATAAAATAAAATATTTTTTCATAACTACTCCACATGTTCCAGGACCAAGCGAAGATCTTTTTGGTCAATAATCACATTGGCTTCTTTTTTCAGCACCTCTTTGGCACAAAAGGCGATTTTCGTTTTTGCATGAGAAAACATGCTTCTGTCATTGGCCCCGTCACCAACCACGACCGTATTGTCAGGGGTAATGTTTAAAATTGTTTGCAAGCGCTGCAGCATATCCCCTTTACTGAAATCAAACATCATCTCTCCACCAACCAGTCCGGTCAAAAAGCCATTTTTGGCATGTAAGATATTGCTAAAATCTCCATCCAATCCCAATACCTCTTTTGCATAGCTTGTGGCATTGCGAAAACCGCCACTGAAAACAACGACTCGGTACCCCCTTTTTTTCAGCTCGGCAATCGTCTCTTTGGCCCCAAGCATATAGGGGAGATTATGACAAATCTCATTCACTTTTTTCTCTTCCAGACCTTCGAGCAATCGTACCCGTGTAATAAGACTTTCAAAGAAATCGAGTTCTCCCCGCATAGCCATCTCTGTAATTTCTGCCACTTTTTCCTTCAAACCCAAGGCCCCAGCCAGAAAATCGATCGTCTCTCCATCCATCAACGTCGAATCGAAATCAAAAACACAAAGCTTCATCCCACTCCTTTTTACATTAGTTTAACCAAGATTAGATTAAAATAGAACAAAAAGGGTATGGATGTTCGAAGCGCTCGTTGAAAAGCTGCGAAGTGGCCGTTACGTCTCTCTTGAGACAACGCCTGGTCATCTGCCAACGGTTGAAAATATCATCCAAAAGATTGAGCAACATCGATTGCACGAAAAAGTAGATGCTTTCACTACAACGGACAATCCGCTTGCAAAACTCAAATACAATGCCATCTTAGCAGCAATACGGCTCCAAACAAAATTCAAAAAACCAGTTATAGCCACTATGAGTATGCGCGATCGAAACAAGATCGCTTTGCAATCCGATCTCTTGGGAGCAAACGACTTTGATATACGAGCCATTCTGGCACTCACGGGAGATCCGGCAAAAATCAGTGACCAACCAAATACGAAGGGCTGTTTTGAAGGAGACAGTACGCTGCTGCTGGATATCATCAAATGTTTCAATGCCGGAATCGATTATGCCGGTAAAGAGTTTTCCATAAAACCAAAAAAGATCTACCCGTTTGCGGTATCCAACTCTTACGCCAAAAATCCGAAAACACTGCAAAGAAAATTTTTTAAAAAAATTGAGCATGGTGCTGTCGCTATCATAACGCAACCTGTTTATGACAGAAACAACATTATGCTGCTTGTAGAACTTTTCGAAGAGATACGCTCCCAATTTCAAAACGATAAAGCCAAATCGCAACTTATCCTTGGTTTTTTTCCTATTACGAAACTCAAAACCGCCCAATTCCTCGCCTCCCATGTTCCAGGAATCAATGTCCCAAGATTTTGGATTGATGAACTCTACAAAGCCCACAAAGATGGAGAGAGAAAAGAGTATGAAGTGGGTATGGCATTGAGCCGAGATCTTTTTGAAACAATCATGAATATACATCCAAAGGTTCATATCATGACGGCCAACAGGTTTGAGGTAGCAAATGAGATACTTTCTTAGCCTTTTCTTTACTGTATCTGTTTTATTTGCAGGCGTTTTGGACACGTGGCATCAAAAAATAGAGGATTTTTTTGGAAACACAATAGAAAGATTGGATAAGTTTTTAAGCGAAAGCAACGAATCTGTATCTCAAAAGTACAGCCTGGAAACTTCGCTGAGAGTTTTTACAGAGTCGAAAAAAGCAGGAAGTGGATATAAATTCAATATCACATCCAAAATCCCACTTCCCAGAACAGAAAAAAAGCTCTATCTTTTCTTACAAGATTTCAAACGAACAACCTCCGTAGATGAGCAATCGGGAAACAATATCCGTGACTCCATAGACAACAACTCCTATTTATTGGGACTTTTTTTCAAGCCCAAATCAAAACTCAAATATCGTGCGGGGATACGTTTTCATACCATTACACCCGATCCTTTCGCTGGAGTTGTATTTCACGATATGGTTCAATTTGATCAAAAGAATCGTTTGGAATATGGTGATAGTCTGTACTACTACCTCGATAGAAAACTGGACAATACCCTCTATGCCAACTACATTTATCATATCAACAGTGCGCAATATTTTGCTTTTGAAAACAGCTACCGATATATACAAGAACCTAACAAAGAGCATCAAATCCTTGACAGTTTCAAACTCTACACCACATTGAATAAAAAAAGATTTGTCATCCCGAGTTTTCAGGTCTACTCAACAGCAAATCAAAAGAGATCCTATCATTTGGACTATATCTACCTTGGATGTACATATCACGATACCATCTTAAGACCATGGTTGTTCTATGAAGTGGCACCTGCAGTCCTTTTTCGAGAAATAAACAATTTTCAAGCAAGTTACAGAGTGGACTTTACGGTCGGTATCACATTCTCAAAGTGACAAATTCATCGTTTTTGTAACAGAGAAACTCTTGGGAACAGGCAAATGATGGTAGGTTGATATATCGTTTGCCGTAGCATGTTATCTCTATATTTTGATGGTAATGCCCTTCAATGATAGTTTCACAATTTTTATAAAGAAGCGCTCTTTTACAGGCGATGGTATTAAAATTTTCTATTTTTTTGCACAACTTTTTTCTTCTGTTATTCGTTTGAATCTTGCTGGATAGCCAATGAGCAACATTGATAGCGTTTAAGATTTTGATCACCACCGGATTGCGAACTAATTTTGCATACAATGCATACGTTCCACCAATGAAATTATCCCCATGAGACAGGGCGATGCAACCATTTGGGCTTTGTATATAGATAGGTTGATGCTCTAAGGGGATGACTTTTATAGAAGGAAAAATAGATTGCAAGTGAAAATCGTGATTTCCTTCCAGATAGATGCATTCAATTTCTTGGGAAACAGTATTCAACAAAGAGATGACATCTCGGTTTTCCTCCAATGTCGCTTCCACTCCACCTACCAAAAGATCGAAGATATCCCCCATCAAAAAGAGTTGAGGGGTATCGATATCTTTTAAAAAAGCGATAAACTCTTCACGAATCCCACGATGGTAGTGGACATCCGCTATGAACACTGCTCCATCTTTAAGGAACATAGGCAATTGTCGGCAGTCCTGTAGATTCAGGAAGTCCCATCATGATATTCGCGTTGGCTACTGCTTGTGAAGAGGCACCCCGCAAAAGATTATCTATTGCGCTGCTCACAAAAAGGGCATTTTCATGACACTGGGCGTAGATATCACAAAAATGGGTTCCTGCGACACTTTTGACATCCACTGGCATCTCCTTGATTCGAACAAATGATTCATCCGCATAAAAATCTTGTAAAACTTCGATCGGATCGATCGACTCTTTCAAAGTTACGTAGCTGCTCACAAGCATTCCTCTTGTAATTGGCAATAGATGGGGAACGAAATTGATGTGATAGACCTCTTTGCCAAAAATTTCCAGTTTCTCTTTTATCTCCACAGAGTGTCGGTGTTTGATAGGGTTGTAGGCAAAAATATTTTCATTGATAGAAACATAATGGGTTTTGGTAGAGCATTTTTTCCCGGCGCCACTCACACCACTCTTTGCATCGATAAAAATTGGTGCGTTTGCATCGATAAAAGGCAAAAAAGGAATAAGAGATAAAAGGGTGGCTGTTGGATAACATCCGGGATTTGCTATGAGCTGCGCATGCTCAATTTTGTCTCGAAAAATCTCGGGAAGACCATATACAGCACTTCGCAGATGCTCTGTATCGGTATGTTTTGTATAGTATGCCTCATAATTCTCCAACTGCAATCTGTAATCGGCTGAAAGGTCCACTACTTTCACGCCCGCTTCCAATAACGGTTTTGCAACCTCCATCGCCGTTTTATGCGGAAGTGCCAAAAAAGCAAGGCTGCAGTTATCGGCTATTTTTTTGATATCCGTCTTTTCAAGCTCTTTTTCATATACCCCTTGCAGTGCCGGGTAGAGCTCTTCTATTCGCTCTCCCCCTTCACTGCTTGCAAGATACGTCAATTCAAAATGGGGATGATTCAACAAAATTTTGATGAGCTCCAGTCCCGTATAGCCGGTTGCTCCAACAATCGCACATCGAATCATTCTTCAAACTTTATCGGTTTGTAATAGACTTCCAACACTTCAAAATCGATCTCCCCTTTTGGAAGTTTTACCGTGATTTCATCTCCCTCTTCTTTGCCGATAAGCTGTCTTGCCAATGGAGTATTGTAAGAGATGAGCCCATGTTCGGGATTACTCTCGGTAGAGCCAACGATCGTATATTCGATCTCTTCCTCTTCCTCGATGTCAAGAAGCTTCACAGTAGATCCAAATCCAACTTTGTCATGGGGCAGTTTACTTGGATCGATCACCTGAGCTCTTGCCAAAAGATCGGAAAGCTCCGTCAACCGTGCATCGATAAAAGCGAGTCGCTCTTTTGCTGCATGATATTCGGCATTCTCTCGCAAGTCTCCATGCTCTTTCGCCCTCTCTATCTCTTCGACGACTTTTGGACGCTCCTCTTTCAGTGCTTCAAACTCTTTTTGAATCTTTTCGTATCCATACTGCGTCATCGGCTCTTTTTGTTCCATGAAAAATACCCTTTTTTGCTATAATTATACCAATTTTCAAGGAAGCAGATGAAACTACTTGTCAGCGTTTTGGAACGTTCTGCGAATGTCCATTTGGCTTCGCTTCTAACTCATCTTGAAGGTGTCGAAATCCAAGGAGTTTTCGACAAACAGCTTGGCTCCCCCATCATGGACCTGCAATCCCTGGCTGTCATGGGGTTTGTGGATGCTGTTAAAAAGATTTCTCTTTTTATGAAGTTGCAAAACGAACTTGTCAAGATGGCAGAAGAGGCAGACAAAGTTTTACTTATGGATTCATCCGGTTTCAATATTCCCTTAGCCAAAAAGATCAAAAAGGCATACCCAGATAAACCCATCATCTACTACATTCTTCCACAAGTTTGGGCATGGAGACCCAAAAGAGCAAAAATTTTAGAAGAAAATATCGACCATCTTTGCGCCATTTGGCCCTTTGAATCAACATTTTATTCACCCAGTGCGCCTATCCACTATGTAGGGCATCCCCTCCTTGATCAAATAAAAGAGTTTAAAAAAGAGCCTATTCAAAGCGATACCATTGCATTTTTACCTGGTAGCAGACGCAGTGAAATCAAACGATTGATGCCCGTTTTTCAGGAAGTGCGCAAAAAATTAAACGATAAAAAAGCTCTTCTTGTCGTACCCAGACATTTTTCTCAAGAAAACCTTCGAACTATCTATGGCGATGTCAGCAGTTTCGCCATCGTCCATAACACCCATCAAGCTTTGATGCAAGCAGAGTTTGCCTTTATATGCAGTGGTACGGCAACACTGGAAAGTACGCTCACAGGAACACCTTTTATACTTTCCTATATCGCCAATACCATAGACTATGCAATAGCAAAACGTTTTGTCAATCTTCAATATGCAGGTATTGCCAATATACTCGCTGAATCTATACATATAGATCCGATACACCCAGAATTTTTACAAAATGAAGTGACTCCTCAAAACCTTCTCAAAGCCTACAATGAGTATAATACGAAAAATTTTTATGAAAAATCCACACAAATCCGCTCACTTTTAGGTCATGGCAGCGCCAAAAACGTAGCGGGGATTATCCAAAAGGTTTAATACATGAAAATCGATTTTATCGACCTTAAAACCCAATATAGAAAATATCAAAACGAAATCGATCAGGCTGTAGCGAATGTCATGGCATCAGCCCAGTTTATTGGTGGGCCGGAAGTGAGTGCACTAGAAAAAGAGTTGGCCCAATATACCGGTTCAGCCCATGCCATAGGATGTAGCAGTGGAACGGATGCTTTGCTCCTGGCACTCATGGCGATCGATGTGAAACCGGGCGATGAAGTGATAACGACACCCTTCACCTTCATTGCAACCGCGGAAGTTATCGCATTTTTGGGTGCAATTCCTGTTTTTGTGGATATCGATGAAAAGACATACAATATCGATCCCACAAAGATCGAAGAAAAAATCACTCCAAAAACAAAAGCGATCATCCCTGTCAGTCTTTATGGGCAACCAGCAGACATGGATGAGATCAACGAAATTGCCTGCAAATTCAATCTTACGGTTATCGAAGATGGTGCACAAAGTTTTGGCGCCGAATATAAAGGAAAAAAGAGCTGCAATCTCTCACATATTGGATGTACCAGCTTCTTCCCTTCCAAGCCTTTGGGATGCTATGGTGACGGGGGAGCCGTTTTTACCAATGATGAAACAATTGCCAAGAAAATAGCTATCTTAAAGAATCACGGCCAGACAAAACGATACGAACATGAGGTTATTGGTCTTAATGCCAGACTCGATGCAATCCAAGCAGCGATCCTTCGCATCAAACTGAAACATTTCCCTCAAGAAGTTGAGGATCGGATCGCTATTGCAAATAGATATACCGAAACTTTGCAAGAATTTGTTATCACACCTTTTGTCAAAGCAGATAGAATAAGTGTCTATGCCCAGTATTCCATCCAGGTACAAAACAGAGATAAGGTTTGTCAAAAACTCAATGAAAAAGAAATCCCTACAGCCATCCACTATCCAAAACCGCTGCATCTACAAAAAACTTTTTCTAATCTCGGCTACAAACTCGGAGATTTTCCATTGGCAGAAAAGGTGAGCCAACAGATCATGAGCTTACCTATGAGCCCATTTTTGCAAAAAGAGCAGCAGGACTTTATCATTGATTCGCTAATCGAAATAATAAAGGAAGTTCGATGAATATAGGAATTGTCGGGCTTGGTTCTATGGGCAAAAATCACTATAGAGTGCTTAAACGAATGGATAATGTCACCATAACCGCTCTTTGTGATATCAAAAAAACAGAAAATTTTGATGAGCCTTTTTACGATGATTTGGAGACAATGCTCAAAAACGAACCCATTGATGCACTTATCATCGCAGTCCCCACATTTTTACATAAAGAGGTGGCTCTAAAAGCAATAGAGTATGGAAAAGATATCTTCATCGAAAAACCTGCTGCTTCATCTATTGAAGATGCATATGAAATTTTAGATGCTGTAAAGCAAAAAGGTGTCAAAAGCTGCGTTGGCCATGTAGAGCGATTCAATCCAGCAATTACGCACCTCAAAAGCGAACTTCATAATCGGGTTATCTACACCATAGAGATCACTCGAATAGGTCCTTTTCCTCCCCGTATCAGTGACGTTGGTGTCCTTACCGACCTTGCCGTACACGATATCGACCTCATCCGTTTCATAACAGGTAAAGATATTTTGCAAACTTCCATCTACAAATCGAGAAAGATTCACAATCACCACGAAGACAATGCGGTACTGAGTCTGTTACTCGAAAACGAGATCGTTGCGAACATTACAACAAACTGGTTAACACCTTTCAAACGAAGAAAAGTGGAAGTGGCCTGCAAAGAGGTCTACTATGAAGCAGATCTCATAGGCCAAACACTCCATGCCTACAGCGATTTTCAAACAGACAACTCCTATAGAACAAGAGACATCCATATCAAAAAGGATGAACCACTCTATAAAGAACTGGAAGCTTTCATCCACTATCTGCGATCAGGCCAAAGAGGCGATCTTGCTTCTATAGAGGATAGTATTCAAACACTTCATATCACACATGCAAAATGATTGGAACACTGGTTTCTATCGGAGCTATTTATATCTTTATCG
The Nitratiruptor sp. SB155-2 genome window above contains:
- the serB gene encoding phosphoserine phosphatase SerB, which codes for MKLCVFDFDSTLMDGETIDFLAGALGLKEKVAEITEMAMRGELDFFESLITRVRLLEGLEEKKVNEICHNLPYMLGAKETIAELKKRGYRVVVFSGGFRNATSYAKEVLGLDGDFSNILHAKNGFLTGLVGGEMMFDFSKGDMLQRLQTILNITPDNTVVVGDGANDRSMFSHAKTKIAFCAKEVLKKEANVIIDQKDLRLVLEHVE
- a CDS encoding methylenetetrahydrofolate reductase, with the protein product MFEALVEKLRSGRYVSLETTPGHLPTVENIIQKIEQHRLHEKVDAFTTTDNPLAKLKYNAILAAIRLQTKFKKPVIATMSMRDRNKIALQSDLLGANDFDIRAILALTGDPAKISDQPNTKGCFEGDSTLLLDIIKCFNAGIDYAGKEFSIKPKKIYPFAVSNSYAKNPKTLQRKFFKKIEHGAVAIITQPVYDRNNIMLLVELFEEIRSQFQNDKAKSQLILGFFPITKLKTAQFLASHVPGINVPRFWIDELYKAHKDGERKEYEVGMALSRDLFETIMNIHPKVHIMTANRFEVANEILS
- a CDS encoding UDP-2,3-diacylglucosamine diphosphatase, with translation MFIADVHYHRGIREEFIAFLKDIDTPQLFLMGDIFDLLVGGVEATLEENRDVISLLNTVSQEIECIYLEGNHDFHLQSIFPSIKVIPLEHQPIYIQSPNGCIALSHGDNFIGGTYALYAKLVRNPVVIKILNAINVAHWLSSKIQTNNRRKKLCKKIENFNTIACKRALLYKNCETIIEGHYHQNIEITCYGKRYINLPSFACSQEFLCYKNDEFVTLRM
- the argC gene encoding N-acetyl-gamma-glutamyl-phosphate reductase, encoding MIRCAIVGATGYTGLELIKILLNHPHFELTYLASSEGGERIEELYPALQGVYEKELEKTDIKKIADNCSLAFLALPHKTAMEVAKPLLEAGVKVVDLSADYRLQLENYEAYYTKHTDTEHLRSAVYGLPEIFRDKIEHAQLIANPGCYPTATLLSLIPFLPFIDANAPIFIDAKSGVSGAGKKCSTKTHYVSINENIFAYNPIKHRHSVEIKEKLEIFGKEVYHINFVPHLLPITRGMLVSSYVTLKESIDPIEVLQDFYADESFVRIKEMPVDVKSVAGTHFCDIYAQCHENALFVSSAIDNLLRGASSQAVANANIMMGLPESTGLPTIAYVP
- the greA gene encoding transcription elongation factor GreA; translated protein: MEQKEPMTQYGYEKIQKEFEALKEERPKVVEEIERAKEHGDLRENAEYHAAKERLAFIDARLTELSDLLARAQVIDPSKLPHDKVGFGSTVKLLDIEEEEEIEYTIVGSTESNPEHGLISYNTPLARQLIGKEEGDEITVKLPKGEIDFEVLEVYYKPIKFEE
- the lpxB gene encoding lipid-A-disaccharide synthase, which encodes MKLLVSVLERSANVHLASLLTHLEGVEIQGVFDKQLGSPIMDLQSLAVMGFVDAVKKISLFMKLQNELVKMAEEADKVLLMDSSGFNIPLAKKIKKAYPDKPIIYYILPQVWAWRPKRAKILEENIDHLCAIWPFESTFYSPSAPIHYVGHPLLDQIKEFKKEPIQSDTIAFLPGSRRSEIKRLMPVFQEVRKKLNDKKALLVVPRHFSQENLRTIYGDVSSFAIVHNTHQALMQAEFAFICSGTATLESTLTGTPFILSYIANTIDYAIAKRFVNLQYAGIANILAESIHIDPIHPEFLQNEVTPQNLLKAYNEYNTKNFYEKSTQIRSLLGHGSAKNVAGIIQKV
- a CDS encoding DegT/DnrJ/EryC1/StrS family aminotransferase, which encodes MKIDFIDLKTQYRKYQNEIDQAVANVMASAQFIGGPEVSALEKELAQYTGSAHAIGCSSGTDALLLALMAIDVKPGDEVITTPFTFIATAEVIAFLGAIPVFVDIDEKTYNIDPTKIEEKITPKTKAIIPVSLYGQPADMDEINEIACKFNLTVIEDGAQSFGAEYKGKKSCNLSHIGCTSFFPSKPLGCYGDGGAVFTNDETIAKKIAILKNHGQTKRYEHEVIGLNARLDAIQAAILRIKLKHFPQEVEDRIAIANRYTETLQEFVITPFVKADRISVYAQYSIQVQNRDKVCQKLNEKEIPTAIHYPKPLHLQKTFSNLGYKLGDFPLAEKVSQQIMSLPMSPFLQKEQQDFIIDSLIEIIKEVR
- a CDS encoding Gfo/Idh/MocA family protein: MNIGIVGLGSMGKNHYRVLKRMDNVTITALCDIKKTENFDEPFYDDLETMLKNEPIDALIIAVPTFLHKEVALKAIEYGKDIFIEKPAASSIEDAYEILDAVKQKGVKSCVGHVERFNPAITHLKSELHNRVIYTIEITRIGPFPPRISDVGVLTDLAVHDIDLIRFITGKDILQTSIYKSRKIHNHHEDNAVLSLLLENEIVANITTNWLTPFKRRKVEVACKEVYYEADLIGQTLHAYSDFQTDNSYRTRDIHIKKDEPLYKELEAFIHYLRSGQRGDLASIEDSIQTLHITHAK